In Cellulomonas fulva, the sequence TCGGCGACCGGACGGCGGCGGAGGCGCTGCGCGGGGTCGCGCTCGTCGTGGAGGAGGACGCGTCCGACGAGGACGACGCGTGGTACCCCCACGAGCTCGTCGGGCTGCGGGTCGAGCACGTGGACGGTCGGGTGATCGGCGAGGTGCTCGGGCTCGAGCACCTGCCGGCCCAGGACGTGCTCGTCGTGAAGGAGCTCCTGCCGTCGGACGGCCCCGGTGGCACCACGGCGCGGACCCTCGTCCCGTTCGTGCGCGCGATCGTCCCCGTGGTCGACGTCCCCGGTGGCCGCGTCGTGGTGGACCCCCCGGGCGGGCTGCTGGCGTCCGACGCCGCGAACCTCGTCGTCTCGGAGGAGACGCACGGGGACTCCGGCGGCGAGACCGACGGCAAGCGCGACGAGACGCGGGACGCGTGAGCGGCGTGCGCATCGACGTCCTGACGATCTTCCCGGACTACCTCGCCCCGCTCGAGCTCTCGCTGGTCGGCAAGGCGCGCACCGCCGGCCTCGTGGACCTGCGCGTGCACGACCTGCGCGACTGGACCGACGACCGCCACCGGACGGTCGACGACACGCCCTTCGGCGGCGGCGCCGGCATGGTCATGCGGCCGGACGTCTGGGGCCGGGCGCTCGACGAGGTGCTCACGCCGGAGGCGCTGCTGCTCCTGCCGACGCCCTCGGGCGACGTCTTCACGCAGGCCACCGCGCACTCCTGGGCCGAGGAGGCCCACCTCGTCGTCGCCTGCGGCCGGTACGAGGGGATCGACGCCCGCGTGGCCGAGCACTACCGCGGCGCCGGGGTGCGGGTGGCCGAGTACTCGATCGGGGACTACGTCCTCAACGGCGGCGAGGTGGCCGCGCTCGTCGTCGTCGAGGCCGTCGCGCGGCTGCTGCCCGGCGTCGTCGGGAACCCCGCCTCGCTGGTCGAGGAGTCGCACGGGGAGGCCGGTCTGCTCGAGTACCCCGTCTACACCAAGCCGCCCGCGTGGCGTGAGCTCGCGGTCCCGGAGGTGCTGCTGTCCGGGCACCACGCGCGGATCGAGCGCTGGCGGCGCGACCAGGCGCTGCGGCGTACCGCGAGGAGACGGCCGGACATGATCGACGCCCTGGGACCCGCCGCGCTCGACGCACGCGACCGCGAGGTGCTCGGCGAGCTCGAGGCCGACCGGTCCGACGACTGAGCCGCGCCCGCTCGCGCACCCTCGCGGCAGGCGATTACCTGCTGCGACGGCTCCTGTGGCAGAATCGTGCGCTGGTGCGCGAGCGGTCGCGTCTCTGCCACAGGGGAGACGGACACCGACCCACCGGTCCCGCGGAGCCTCGAGCTCGGGGAGCGGAACGCATCACGAACCAGACCATCGGGACGCCGTCCGCGTGCGGACGCGCCCACGGAACGCGTACCTGACCTGTGGCAGGGCGGGGAGAGAAACATGCACAAGCTCGACGAGATCGACGCCGCCGCGCTGCGGACCGACGTCCCGGAGTTCCGCCCCGGCGACACCGTCAAGGTCAACGTCAAGGTCGTCGAGGGCAACCGCTCTCGCGTCCAGGCGTTCCAGGGCGTCGTCATCGCCCGCCAGGGCAGCGGCGTCCGCGAGACGTTCACCGTCCGCAAGGTCAGCTTCCAGGTCGGCGTCGAGCGCACGTTCCCCGTGCACGCGCCGTCGCTCGAGTCCATCGAGCTCATCACGCGCGGTGACGTCCGTCGCGCGAAGCTGTACTACCTGCGCGGCCTGCGCGGCAAGAAGGCGAAGATCAAGGAGAAGCGCGACAACACGGCTCGCGGCTGAGCCGGCGCGCCCTCACCAGGGCCCTGTCGAAGGGGGCGGTCACCCGAGCGGTGACCGCCCCCTTCGTCGTCCCGTGCTCCCACCTGCGCCGGCCATGGCACGCCCACGGCTGCGCGCCCGGCGCGCACTCGGCCGCGGTGGCGTCCGTGACGTGGGCGTGTGCGCCGTCCACGGTTCGCCGTGCGAGAGTGTCCCGGTGACCTCGAGCGCCGACGACGAGACCGCCCCCGCCGGGACGCGGCCCCTGGCCTGGCCCCACCGCCCGGACGACCCGGCCGGGCACGTGGCCTCCCGCGCGGACGGTGCCGCCACGGCTCCGAGCACGCCCGCCGAGCCCACCGAGCCGAGCCCCGGTCCGCAGGTCGACCCCGCGGAGCCGGACGTCTCCGCGACGCGGGCCGGCCGCCGCGAGCCGCGGCGGGGCGGCACCGCGACGTCGCTGCTCAAGGAGACGGCGATCATCCTCGTCAGCGCGCTCGTGCTGTCCTGGCTCATCAAGACCTTCCTGGTCCAGGCGTTCTTCATCCCCAGCGCGTCGATGCACGACACGCTGATCGAGGACGACCGGATCATGGTCAGCAAGCTCACGCCGGGGCCGTTCGACCTCGAGCGCGGGGACATCGTCGTCTTCAAGGACCCGGGCAACTGGCTCACCGAGGAGACCGTGCCCGACCCCACGGCGTGGCACCGCGCGGTGAACGACGTGCTGACGTTCGTCGGGCTGTACCCGCAGGACGCCGGCGAGCACCTGGTCAAGCGGGTCATCGGGCTGCCGGGGGACCGGGTCGCCTGCGCCGGGGCCGGTGAGCCGATCACGGTCAACGGGGTCGAGCTCGACGAGCCCTACCTCGCCGCCGGCGCGATCCCGTCCCAGATGGCCTTCGACATCACCGTGCCCGCGGACAGCCTGTGGGTCATGGGCGACAACCGGCAGCAGTCGTCGGACTCGCGGTTCCACCAGGGCGAGCCGGGCGGCGGCTCGATCCCGATCGACAACGTGGTCGGCAAGGCGTTCGTCACCGTCTGGCCGCTCGACCGCGCGACCGTCCTGCACAACCCCGGCGAGACGTTCGAGGACGTCCCCGACCCGTCATGAGCACGTCGTCCGTCGTCGCTCCGCGCGCCGCGAGGCCGGGTCCGCACCTGCGCCACGAGCGCGGGCTGCTGCGTGCGGGAGCGCGCCTGGTCGCGGGCATGGACGAGGTCGGGCGCGGGTCGCTCGCGGGGCCCGTGTCCGTCGGCGTCGTCGTCGTGGACGTCTCGACGAGGTCCGCGCCGAAGGGCGTCGCCGACTCCAAGCTGCTCACGCCCGCCGCGCGCGTCGCGCTCCTGCCCGCGCTCGGGCGCTGGGGCGTCGCGCGCGCCGTCGGGCACGCCAGCGCCGCCGAGATCGACGAGGTCGGCATCATCGCGGCGCTCCGGCTGGCCGGGAACCGTGCCCTCGCCGCCGCCTGTGCGCTGACGGGGCCGGTGGATGTCGTCCTGCTCGACGGCAAGCACGACTGGCTCACGCCGCCCGCCCAGGGCGAGCTGTTCTCGTCGGACGAGCTCGCGGGAGGCCCGCTCGACACGCGCGTGCTCGACGAGGCGGGCGGCGCGCCGGCACCCACGGTGCACCTGCGGGTCAAGGCGGACCGCACGTGCGCGAGCGTGGCCGCGGCGAGCGTCATCGCCAAGTGCGAGCGGGACGCGCTCATGACCGACCTCGCGCGTGCGCACCCCGACTACCGCTGGGACGAGAACAAGGGCTACGCGAGCCCGGACCACCTCACGGCGCTGCGTGCGCTCGGACCGTCCGTGCTGCACCGGCGGTCATGGCGCCTCCCTCTGGGCGACCCGCTGCTCGGCGACCTCGTCGACGAGGTCGAGCAGGTCGACCCGGCCGAGCAGGTCGACCCGGCCGAGCAGGTCGACCCGGCCGAGCAGGTCGACCCGCTCGACGCGTCGCCGGGCGGTCCCGCGGGCGGGCTGCTCGACACGCTCGTCGTGCCGGGTGGCGGCGGTGCGGCCCGGCCGCCGCGTGGGGGATGATGGGCCCGTGAGCGCCGAGGACCTGGAGAACTACGAGACCGACATGGAGCTCGCGCTCTACCGCGAGTACCGGGACGTCGTGAGCCTGTTCTCGTACGTCGTCGAGACCGAGCGGCGGTTCTACCTCGCCAACCACGTGGACCTGCAGGTCCGCTCGGCGGCCGGCGAGGTCTACTTCGAGCTCACGCTCGCGGACGCGTGGGTGTGGGACGTGTACCGCTCCGCGCGGTTCGTGAAGTCCGTGCGCGTCGTGACCTTCAAGGACGTGAACGTCGAGGAGCTCGCCAAGGCGGAGCTCGACCTCGGCGGCGGGGCCGGCTTCCCGCGCTGACCTGAGGTCGATCGCCTGTCGGCACGTACCGACGCGACCCGACCCCAGCCCCCGGACCCGACGCCCCCTCCACAGACCGGGGCGACGGCCCGTCGGCCCGGCTCCCGCGCCGCCACCCTGTGTCGCGGAGGTGGTGCGCGTGCGTGCGAAGGACGCGGTCGGGCGGTACGGGGAGGACGTGGCGGCAGCCCACGTCGTGGAGCGCGGCTGGCAGGTGCTCGATCGCAACTGGCGCTGCCGCGAGGGCGAACTGGACCTCGTCGCGCTGGACGGCCGCGAGCTCGTCGTGGTCGAGGTCAAGACCCGGCGCTCGACGCGGTACGGCCAGCCCGCGGAGGCGGTGACGGCGCTCAAGCTGGCGCGCGTGCGCCGGCTGGCCGCGCACTGGCTCGCGTCGCACGACGTGCGCCCGGCCTCGGTGCGCGTCGACGTGATCGCCGTGCTCCTGCCCGGGGCGGGGCGCGCGGTCGTCGAGCACCTCGAGGGGGTGTGCTGACGTGGTGCTGGGACGCACGCTCGCGGTCGCGCTCGTGGGGCTGACCGGGCACGTCGTGGACGTCGAGGCGCACCTGGCGCCCGCGCTGCCGGCGTTCACGCTCGTCGGGCTGCCCGATGCGGCGCTCGCGGAGTCGCGCGACCGCGTGCGCGCCGCGGTGACCTCCACGGGTCTGGCGTGGCCCAACCGTCGGATCACCGTCAACCTGTCGCCGGCGACGCTGCCGAAGTCCGGCTCCGGGTTCGACCTGGCAATCGCGGTGGCGGCGCTCGCGGGGGCCGAGGTCGTGCCGCCGGAGCGCGTCCAGGACGTCGTCCACCTCGGCGAGCTGGGGCTCGACGGGCGGCTGCGGCCCGTCCGGGGCGTGCTGCCTGCGGTGGCCGCCGCGGTCGCCGCCGGACGGCCGCGCCTCGTCGTGCCCGCCGGCAACGTGGCCGAGGCGCGGCTGGTGCCGGGGGCCGAGGTCCGTGGTGCCCGCACGCTCGCCGAGGTGCTGTCCTGGCACGGGGCGGACCTCGAGGTGCCGGACACCGAGCCGGTCCGGCCGGAGGCTCCGCCCGTCGCGGTGCCGCCGCACGCGCTCGACCTTGCCGACGTCGTGGGGCAGCAGGAGGCGCGGGCGTGCCTCGAGGTGGCTGCCGCCGGTGGCCACCACCTGCTCATGGTCGGTCCGCCCGGCACGGGCAAGACGATGCTCGCGTCCCGGCTGCCCGGGCTCCTGCCGGACCTCGCGGACGCGCAGGCGGTCGAGGTCACCGCGATCCACTCGATCGCGGGCACGTTCGACCCGGGCGACGGCCTGGTCCGGCGCCCCCCGTTCGAGGACCCGCACCACACCGCGACCGCGGCCAGCGTGATCGGAGGCGGCTCGGGCGTGCCCCGGCCGGGTGCGGCGTCGCGCGCGCACCGCGGGATCCTGTTCCTGGACGAGGCGCCCGAGTTCGCGACCTCCGTGCTGCAGACGCTCCGGCAGCCGCTCGAGCACGGCGAGCTGGTGCTGCACCGGGCGCACGGGGCGGCTCGGTACCCGGCACGGTTCCAGCTGGTCCTCGCCGCCAACCCGTGCCCGTGCGGCAAGGCCGTCGGCAAGGGGTTGGACTGCACGTGCCGGCCCGAGCAGCGGCGCCGGTACTTCGGGCGGCTGTCCGGCCCGTTGCTGGACCGCGTGGACCTGCAGGTCGAGCTCCAGCCCTCGCGCGCGACCGACGAGTGTGGCGACGCGACGCACGTCGTCGCGGCCCGCGTCGCCGCGGCGCGCGCCGCTCAGGCCGAGCGGTTCGCCGGACTGCCGTGGCGCACGTGCGCGGAGGCGCCCGCGTCGTGGCTGCGCGACCGGCTCGGCGCCGACCGAGCGATGCGCGCCCTGCTCGACGGTGCGGTCGACCGGGGCACGCTCAGCCTGCGCGGCGCCGACCGCGTGCTGCGCGTCGCGTGGACCATCGCCGACCTCGACGGGCGCGACGCCCCGAACGCCGGTGACATCGGCAGCGCGATCGCCATGCGGACCCTGGGGCACGCGTGAGCGCCATGCCGGGGGCCCGGCCGACCAGGGCCGACGAGCGCCCGTCCGCCGGGCCGTTCCCGTCGGCCGGGCCGCTCCCGTCGGCCGGGCCGCTCCCGCCCGCCGGACCGTCCCGGTCCGCCGAGCCGCGAGCGGCTGCGGCGCGGGACGTCGCGCACTCGCGCCTCGACGACGAGCGGGAGCGGTGGGCCCGCGCCGCCTGGAGCGGGCTCGCCGAGCCAGGCGACGTCCTCGCGGGCGTGCTCGTGGCCTCCCTGGGCGCGGCCGAGGCGTGGCGGTGGGTCGTCGAGGACGGCGGTCTGCTGCCGGGCGCTCTGACCGGGGCCGTGCCCGGGGCTCTCGCGGCGGGCGGCTCCTCGGGCGCGGCGGCCGGTGGGTCGGCGGGCGCGGACCGGCTCGCGCGCGCGGTCGAGCGATGGACGCCGCGCGCCCGGGCGCTGCGCGCCCAGGGCTGGTCGATCGACGGGCCCGCTCCGCACGTGGGGGCCGCTACGGGCGCGGCACCCGGCGGCGTGCGCGTCGTCGTGCCCGGCGACGCGGAGTGGCCGCCCGGCCTCGACGCGCTCGGGCCGGCGGCGCCGCACTGCCTGTGGGTGCGTGGTGACGCCGCCGCGCTCGTGCCCGGGGGTCGCTCGGTCGCGCTGGTGGGCGCCCGCGCGGCCACGGCGTACGGCGAGCGGGTCGCGATCGACCTGGCCGGCGGGCTCGTCGACGCGGGCTTCGTGGTCGTCTCGGGTGGCGCGTACGGCATCGACGCGGCCGCGCACCGCGGCGTGTGCGCGCGGGCCGGCCGGACCGTGGTCGTCACCGCCGGCGGCGTGGACCGCGCCTACCCGGCGGGGAACGCCCGGCTCGTCGAGGAGTCCGTGGCGTGCGGGGGAGCGGTGGTCGCGGAGGTCCCACCCTCGTCGCTGCCGACCCGCAGCCGGTTCCTGCAGCGGAACCGGCTCATCGCGGCGCTCTCCGCGGCGACCGTGGTCGTGGAGGCGGCGTGGCGCTCGGGCGCGCTGAGCACGGCGCACCACGCCGCGCGCCTCGCGCGGCCGGTGGGCGCCGTCCCGGGACCGGTGACCTCGATGGCGTCCGCGGGCTGCCACCGCCTGCTGCGGGACGGCGTCGCGGTGTGCGTGACCGACGCGGCGGAGGTGATCGAGCTCGCGGGCGAGCTCGGCACCGATGCGGCGCCG encodes:
- the lepB gene encoding signal peptidase I; translation: MASRADGAATAPSTPAEPTEPSPGPQVDPAEPDVSATRAGRREPRRGGTATSLLKETAIILVSALVLSWLIKTFLVQAFFIPSASMHDTLIEDDRIMVSKLTPGPFDLERGDIVVFKDPGNWLTEETVPDPTAWHRAVNDVLTFVGLYPQDAGEHLVKRVIGLPGDRVACAGAGEPITVNGVELDEPYLAAGAIPSQMAFDITVPADSLWVMGDNRQQSSDSRFHQGEPGGGSIPIDNVVGKAFVTVWPLDRATVLHNPGETFEDVPDPS
- the trmD gene encoding tRNA (guanosine(37)-N1)-methyltransferase TrmD; amino-acid sequence: MRIDVLTIFPDYLAPLELSLVGKARTAGLVDLRVHDLRDWTDDRHRTVDDTPFGGGAGMVMRPDVWGRALDEVLTPEALLLLPTPSGDVFTQATAHSWAEEAHLVVACGRYEGIDARVAEHYRGAGVRVAEYSIGDYVLNGGEVAALVVVEAVARLLPGVVGNPASLVEESHGEAGLLEYPVYTKPPAWRELAVPEVLLSGHHARIERWRRDQALRRTARRRPDMIDALGPAALDARDREVLGELEADRSDD
- a CDS encoding YifB family Mg chelatase-like AAA ATPase → MVLGRTLAVALVGLTGHVVDVEAHLAPALPAFTLVGLPDAALAESRDRVRAAVTSTGLAWPNRRITVNLSPATLPKSGSGFDLAIAVAALAGAEVVPPERVQDVVHLGELGLDGRLRPVRGVLPAVAAAVAAGRPRLVVPAGNVAEARLVPGAEVRGARTLAEVLSWHGADLEVPDTEPVRPEAPPVAVPPHALDLADVVGQQEARACLEVAAAGGHHLLMVGPPGTGKTMLASRLPGLLPDLADAQAVEVTAIHSIAGTFDPGDGLVRRPPFEDPHHTATAASVIGGGSGVPRPGAASRAHRGILFLDEAPEFATSVLQTLRQPLEHGELVLHRAHGAARYPARFQLVLAANPCPCGKAVGKGLDCTCRPEQRRRYFGRLSGPLLDRVDLQVELQPSRATDECGDATHVVAARVAAARAAQAERFAGLPWRTCAEAPASWLRDRLGADRAMRALLDGAVDRGTLSLRGADRVLRVAWTIADLDGRDAPNAGDIGSAIAMRTLGHA
- a CDS encoding YraN family protein, which translates into the protein MRAKDAVGRYGEDVAAAHVVERGWQVLDRNWRCREGELDLVALDGRELVVVEVKTRRSTRYGQPAEAVTALKLARVRRLAAHWLASHDVRPASVRVDVIAVLLPGAGRAVVEHLEGVC
- the rimM gene encoding ribosome maturation factor RimM (Essential for efficient processing of 16S rRNA); its protein translation is MQLTVARLGRAHGLRGELALDLRTDDPDQRFAVGAVLGTDRPGVGPFTVTRTRVQQGRWVVTFAEVGDRTAAEALRGVALVVEEDASDEDDAWYPHELVGLRVEHVDGRVIGEVLGLEHLPAQDVLVVKELLPSDGPGGTTARTLVPFVRAIVPVVDVPGGRVVVDPPGGLLASDAANLVVSEETHGDSGGETDGKRDETRDA
- the rplS gene encoding 50S ribosomal protein L19, giving the protein MHKLDEIDAAALRTDVPEFRPGDTVKVNVKVVEGNRSRVQAFQGVVIARQGSGVRETFTVRKVSFQVGVERTFPVHAPSLESIELITRGDVRRAKLYYLRGLRGKKAKIKEKRDNTARG
- a CDS encoding DUF2469 domain-containing protein, which encodes MSAEDLENYETDMELALYREYRDVVSLFSYVVETERRFYLANHVDLQVRSAAGEVYFELTLADAWVWDVYRSARFVKSVRVVTFKDVNVEELAKAELDLGGGAGFPR
- the dprA gene encoding DNA-processing protein DprA, which encodes MPGARPTRADERPSAGPFPSAGPLPSAGPLPPAGPSRSAEPRAAAARDVAHSRLDDERERWARAAWSGLAEPGDVLAGVLVASLGAAEAWRWVVEDGGLLPGALTGAVPGALAAGGSSGAAAGGSAGADRLARAVERWTPRARALRAQGWSIDGPAPHVGAATGAAPGGVRVVVPGDAEWPPGLDALGPAAPHCLWVRGDAAALVPGGRSVALVGARAATAYGERVAIDLAGGLVDAGFVVVSGGAYGIDAAAHRGVCARAGRTVVVTAGGVDRAYPAGNARLVEESVACGGAVVAEVPPSSLPTRSRFLQRNRLIAALSAATVVVEAAWRSGALSTAHHAARLARPVGAVPGPVTSMASAGCHRLLRDGVAVCVTDAAEVIELAGELGTDAAPTPTAVAHRLDGIDPTGRRVHDALSTRTPREVDAVARSAGVTVGEARSALGLLELAGLARRDASGWRTAG
- a CDS encoding ribonuclease HII, whose amino-acid sequence is MSTSSVVAPRAARPGPHLRHERGLLRAGARLVAGMDEVGRGSLAGPVSVGVVVVDVSTRSAPKGVADSKLLTPAARVALLPALGRWGVARAVGHASAAEIDEVGIIAALRLAGNRALAAACALTGPVDVVLLDGKHDWLTPPAQGELFSSDELAGGPLDTRVLDEAGGAPAPTVHLRVKADRTCASVAAASVIAKCERDALMTDLARAHPDYRWDENKGYASPDHLTALRALGPSVLHRRSWRLPLGDPLLGDLVDEVEQVDPAEQVDPAEQVDPAEQVDPLDASPGGPAGGLLDTLVVPGGGGAARPPRGG